From the genome of Anopheles moucheti chromosome 3, idAnoMoucSN_F20_07, whole genome shotgun sequence, one region includes:
- the LOC128304473 gene encoding ubiquitin carboxyl-terminal hydrolase 7, protein MDYDKTVEAMDTQDDNEIDPPNIQNLANAVAPPTAAANGGGANADGGGEAMALDEQDFMNDEVRSEATFSFRIPKFSRLTESILSPPYYVRNLPWKILAMPRNNDNAVTPCKGLGFFLQCNGESTSNNWNCSASAELRLMKVDPHADPFIRKIRHTFCMQENDWGFSSFMNWAEILDPVNGFIDNDTITLEVYVNAEPPRGIFWDSKKHTGFVGLKNQGATCYMNSLLQTLYFTNQLRKAVYKMPTEADDDCKSVALALQRVFHDLQTQNKPVGTKKLTKSFGWDALDSFMQHDVQEFLRVLLDKLENKMKGTSLEGTIPKLFEGKMISYIKCQNIDYTSRRTETFYDIQLNIKGKKNIQESFKDYIATEILDDDNKYDAGEHGLQKAEKGILFRKFPPVLHLHLMRFQYDPISDNSVKFNDRFEFDEMINLDPFLESEEDTPATYILHAVLVHSGDNHGGHYVVYINPKNDGKWCKFDDDVVCRCSRNEAIEQNYGGHDNELNLRHSSNAYMLVYVRESVVHQVLEEVKESDIPEELLERLNEQRRIQQARRTERTEVSNFVNLNILLADYMEVHQKSDLFDATTAAYRSLKVRKTTDLASVVVQVGRAFKVEPGQFRLWEVKKPASQKPHKFEYIDPASTETCSKYASPETKHSCTIFLELPLPGRTELEPAKITFEDVLLFFKFYDPVEKRLNYCGHGLYKPSTTVAELVRDLNKRAYFEPDTELQLYEVVDINKAQKITDQFQALQTAMSFLCHGTIIVFEKLHPPQENLEFPTCEAYFKDLFCRMEVIFLDTLIPNDTGFTLDLSSESTYDQIAKAVGRRINVNPYEIQFFKSKNYSDLPGQPLSHSFGGSLREVLQYSKTKTIRKLFYQKLSININELDNKKQFRCLYLMPNLKEEKELILYPNKNGTVRDLLEEARKVIEFAEASTKQLRISELSKNRLSPGPSDDTPLDQLHDYTENPFVQKSSIGNQTMYRIEEVAEDEVQLGEHEMLVPVLHFTKDISSVFGIPFFIRTVQDETFASLKERMKKKLGVSDKEWEKYRLAIITEHIDYIDDEMILIKLETFRGDPSDPHSRTFLGLEHINKNTKRSRFNYMEKAIKIYN, encoded by the coding sequence ATGGACTACGACAAAACGGTGGAAGCAATGGACACCCAGGACGACAATGAAATCGACCCGCCCAACATTCAGAACCTGGCAAACGCGGTCGCACCACCCACGGCCGCCGCCAACGGTGGTGGAGCAAACGCCGATGGTGGCGGTGAAGCGATGGCGTTAGATGAGCAGGATTTCATGAACGACGAGGTGCGTTCTGAGGCAACGTTCAGCTTTAGGATACCGAAGTTCAGCAGATTAACGGAATCCATCCTCTCACCACCGTACTACGTGCGCAACCTGCCCTGGAAGATACTGGCGATGCCGCGCAATAACGATAATGCGGTTACGCCCTGCAAAGGGCTCGGCTTTTTCCTGCAGTGCAATGGTGAAAGTACGAGCAACAACTGGAACTGTTCGGCATCGGCCGAGCTGCGGCTGATGAAGGTGGATCCACATGCGGATCCGTTCATACGCAAGATCCGTCACACGTTCTGCATGCAGGAGAACGATTGGGGGTTCTCGTCGTTCATGAACTGGGCGGAAATTCTGGACCCGGTTAATGGGTTCATCGATAACGATACGATCACGCTGGAGGTGTACGTGAATGCCGAACCGCCCCGTGGTATTTTCTGGGActcaaaaaaacacaccggcTTCGTGGGATTAAAGAATCAGGGCGCGACGTGTTACATGAACTCACTGCTGCAGACGCTCTATTTCACCAACCAGCTAAGAAAGGCGGTGTACAAGATGCCGACCGAGGCAGACGACGACTGTAAATCGGTAGCGTTAGCGCTGCAGCGCGTATTCCACGATCTTCAGACGCAAAATAAACCAGTCGGCACCAAAAAGCTCACCAAGAGCTTCGGTTGGGATGCGCTCGATTCCTTCATGCAGCATGACGTGCAGGAGTTTTTGCGCGTGCTGCTGGATAAGCTGGAAAACAAGATGAAGGGCACGAGTCTGGAGGGTACGATCCCGAAGCTGTTCGAAGGCAAAATGATATCGTACATCAAGTGCCAGAACATTGACTACACGAGCAGACGCACGGAGACGTTTTACGACATTCAGCTGAACATAAAGGGCAAGAAGAACATTCAGGAATCGTTTAAGGATTATATCGCAACCGAGATTCTGGATGATGATAATAAATACGATGCGGGCGAACACGGACTGCAGAAGGCGGAGAAGGGCATCCTGTTCCGGAAGTTCCCACCCGTGCTGCACCTGCATTTGATGCGCTTCCAGTATGATCCCATTTCGGACAACTCGGTGAAGTTTAACGATCGGTTCGAGTTCGACGAGATGATCAATTTGGATCCGTTCCTGGAGTCGGAGGAGGATACACCGGCCACGTATATCCTGCACGCAGTGCTCGTGCATTCCGGCGACAACCATGGTGGCCATTACGTGGTGTACATCAATCCGAAGAACGATGGTAAATGGTGTAAGTTCGATGATGATGTGGTGTGCCGGTGCAGTAGAAATGAAGCAATCGAACAGAATTACGGTGGGCATGATAATGAGCTGAATCTGCGTCACAGTAGCAACGCGTACATGTTGGTGTATGTTCGTGAATCCGTCGTCCATCAGGTGCTGGAAGAAGTGAAAGAGAGCGACATCCCGGAAGAGTTGCTCGAGCGTTTGAATGAGCAGCGTCGCATTCAGCAGGCGAGGCGCACCGAGCGTACCGAGGTGTCAAACTTTGTCAACCTCAATATTTTGCTAGCAGACTACATGGAGGTGCACCAGAAGTCGGATCTGTTCGATGCGACGACTGCCGCCTATCGTTCGCTAAAGGTGCGCAAAACGACGGACCTTGCGTCGGTGGTGGTGCAAGTCGGGCGAGCGTTTAAGGTTGAACCGGGCCAGTTCCGTTTGTGGGAGGTGAAGAAACCGGCCAGCCAGAAGCCCCACAAGTTCGAGTACATCGATCCGGCGTCAACGGAAACGTGCAGCAAGTATGCGTCACCGGAAACAAAGCACTCGTGCACGATCTTCCTGGAGCTTCCGCTCCCGGGACGAACCGAACTCGAACCGGCCAAGATCACGTTCGAGGACGTGCTACTATTCTTCAAGTTCTACGATCCGGTGGAGAAACGGTTGAACTATTGCGGTCATGGGTTGTATAAGCCATCGACAACGGTGGCTGAGCTGGTGCGTGATTTGAACAAGCGTGCCTACTTCGAACCGGACACCGAGCTACAGCTGTACGAAGTTGTTGACATCAACAAGGCGCAGAAGATCACGGACCAGTTCCAGGCGCTGCAGACCGCGATGTCGTTCCTGTGCCACGGTACAATCATTGTGTTTGAGAAGCTGCACCCACCGCAAGAGAACTTGGAGTTCCCGACGTGTGAGGCGTACTTTAAGGACCTGTTCTGTCGCATGGAGGTCATCTTTCTCGACACGCTCATCCCGAACGATACCGGCTTCACGCTGGACCTATCGTCCGAGTCAACGTACGACCAGATCGCGAAAGCCGTCGGTCGCCGCATCAACGTCAACCCGTACGAGATACAGTTCTTCAAGAGCAAAAACTACAGCGATCTACCCGGGCAGCCGCTGTCGCACAGCTTCGGTGGATCGCTCCGAGAGGTGTTGCAGTACAGCAAAACCAAGACGATACGCAAGCTGTTCTACCAGAAGCTTTCGATCAACATCAACGAGCTGGACAACAAGAAGCAGTTCCGCTGCCTCTACCTGATGCCGAACCTGAAGGAGGAGAAAGAACTGATACTGTACCCGAACAAAAACGGCACAGTGCGCGATCTGCTCGAGGAGGCCCGAAAGGTGATCGAGTTTGCTGAGGCGAGCACGAAGCAGCTGCGAATTTCGGAACTCTCGAAGAACCGGCTGTCACCCGGACCATCCGACGATACGCCACTGGACCAGCTGCACGACTACACGGAAAATCCGTTTGTGCAGAAGTCTAGCATCGGCAACCAGACGATGTACCGCATCGAGGAGGTGGCCGAAGACGAGGTGCAGTTGGGCGAGCACGAGATGCTAGTACCGGTGCTGCATTTCACCAAGGACATTTCTAGCGTGTTCGGCATCCCGTTCTTTATCCGCACCGTGCAGGATGAAACGTTCGCCTCGCTGAAGGAGCGCATGAAGAAAAAGTTGGGCGTATCGGATAAGGAGTGGGAGAAGTATCGGCTAGCGATCATTACCGAGCACATCGACTACATCGACGACGAGATGATACTGATCAAGCTGGAAACGTTCCGGGGCGATCCGAGCGATCCACATTCGCGGACCTTCCTCGGTTTGGAGCACATcaacaaaaacaccaaacgcAGCAGGTTCAACTACATGGAAAAGGCGATCAAGATTTATAATTAG